CGGTGACGAAGTCGGAGGCGGCCGAGGCCAGAAAGACCGCCGCGCCGATGAAGTCCTCGGGCTCCGCCGCCCGCCCCCAGGGGATACGGTCCAGGAATATCTTCGCCGCGGCGGGGTCCGAGAGGACCGGCTCCGTCAGGGGGGTGCGGAAGATGCACGGGGCGATGGAGTTCACGTTTATCTTGTGCCTGGCCCACTCCACCGCCAGCTGGCGGGTGAGCAGGTTGACGGCCCCCTTGCTGGTGCCGTAGGCGGCATAACCCAGGGGGTGGCCCAGGACGGCGCGCACCGAGGAGACGGTGATGACCTTGCCTCCCCCCTGCCCGATCATGGCCCTGCCGGCGTGCTTGCAGCAGAGGAAGGTGCCCTTGACGTTGGTGTCCATGACCAGGTCCCACTCCTCGGTGCCCAGCTCCTCGGCGGGGGCGCGCCTGGCCACCCCCGCGGCGGTGAGCAGGATGTCCACCCTGCCCAGCTCACCAGCGGCCCTCCTCACCATGGCCGCGACGCTCGCCTCGTCGGTCACGTCGCAACTGACGGAGAGCACTCTCCCTCCCGCGTCCCGTATCGCGGCCGCCGCCTCCTCCAGGGCATCGACCCTGCGGGCGGTGATGACCACCGAGGCGCCCCAGGCCGCCATCCCCGCCGCCGCCGCCCGCCCCAGCCCCCCGGAGCCGCCGGTGACGATAGCCACCTTGCCGGAGAGGTCGAACAGGCCTCTCATCTCCTCCGCGTTCATCGCGCGATCCCCCCTCGGCCGCTATGTTTCCTCGGTATAGTTGATGATCACCAGCATGCTGGCGGGACGGTTGGTCTCGTTCACGATGGCCCGGCCCTCGTCCGGCCCGATGAAGATGGAATCCCAGGGTCCCAGGGTGACTATGTCGCCAGACTGGCATTTTATGGTGATCTCTCCCTCCAGGACGAAATAGACCTTCTCCGCAGGGGAGGCGTCGAACTCGGCGCCCCCGCCCGGCAGGAAATGGGACAGGCCCACCCAGAAGGACTGCGAGCCGGTCTCCTCCCGGCCGTGCAGACGCAGCGCGGTCATGCCGAAATGCTTGGGCGCCTGGTAGGACCTGCAGTCCTTCAGCTCTACTTTCTTCATGGCGTTACCCCCTCTTTAATCCACGATGGCCACCAGCCGGACGATGGAGCCGTCTCCCTTCTCCCAACGGATGGGGAACCCGGCGATGGTCACGCGCCTGCCCACCACCTCGTCGATGTCGCCGCCGACGTTCTCCCACCCCATGATGCCGTTGCCCAGAAGGAGGCGGTGACAGGGCTCCCATTCCGGGA
This region of Actinomycetota bacterium genomic DNA includes:
- a CDS encoding cupin domain-containing protein, which translates into the protein MKKVELKDCRSYQAPKHFGMTALRLHGREETGSQSFWVGLSHFLPGGGAEFDASPAEKVYFVLEGEITIKCQSGDIVTLGPWDSIFIGPDEGRAIVNETNRPASMLVIINYTEET
- a CDS encoding glucose 1-dehydrogenase — encoded protein: MNAEEMRGLFDLSGKVAIVTGGSGGLGRAAAAGMAAWGASVVITARRVDALEEAAAAIRDAGGRVLSVSCDVTDEASVAAMVRRAAGELGRVDILLTAAGVARRAPAEELGTEEWDLVMDTNVKGTFLCCKHAGRAMIGQGGGKVITVSSVRAVLGHPLGYAAYGTSKGAVNLLTRQLAVEWARHKINVNSIAPCIFRTPLTEPVLSDPAAAKIFLDRIPWGRAAEPEDFIGAAVFLASAASDFVTGQVLYVDGGNVAS